The following proteins are encoded in a genomic region of Ooceraea biroi isolate clonal line C1 chromosome 14, Obir_v5.4, whole genome shotgun sequence:
- the LOC105282988 gene encoding sodium/potassium-transporting ATPase subunit alpha isoform X2, translating to MASKGKLDDEHGRSDSYRVATLPNIRDDNKTADGMYKSRRKNPKRRGDNLDDLKQELDIDFHKISPEELYQRFQTHPENGLSHAKAKENLERDGPNALTPPKQTPEWVKFCKNLFGGFALLLWIGAILCFIAYSIQATTSEDPNDDNLYLGIVLAAVVIVTGIFSYYQESKSSKIMESFKNMVPQYATAIREGEKVMLRAEDLVLGDVVDVKFGDRIPADIRIIEARGFKVDNSSLTGESEPQSRSPEFTNENPLETKNLAFFSTNAVEGTAKGVVICCGDQTVMGRIAGLASGLDTGETPIAKEIHHFIHLITGVAVFLGITFFIIAFILGYHWLDAVIFLIGIIVANVPEGLLATVTVCLTLTAKRMASKNCLVKNLEAVETLGSTSTICSDKTGTLTQNRMTVAHMWFDNQIIDADTTEDQSGLQYDRTSPGFKALAKIATLCNRAEFKPGQEDEPILKREVNGDASEAALLKCMELALGDVMGIRKRNKKVCEIPFNSTNKYQVSVHESDDPNDPRHLLVMKGAPERILDRCSTIFIGGKEKVLDEEMKEAFNNAYLELGGLGERVLGFCDYTLPSDKFPVGFKFNSDDPNFPVDGLRFVGLMSMIDPPRAAVPDAVAKCRSAGIKVIMVTGDHPITAKAIAKSVGIISEGNETIEDIAQRLNIPVSEVNPREAKAAVIHGTELRELNSDQLDEILRYHTEIVFARTSPQQKLIIVEGCQRMGAIVAVTGDGVNDSPALKKADIGVAMGIAGSDVSKQAADMILLDDNFASIVTGVEEGRLIFDNLKKSIAYTLTSNIPEISPFLAFILCDIPLPLGTVTILCIDLGTDMVPAISLAYEEAESDIMKRQPRNPFTDKLVNERLISMAYGQIGMIQAAAGFFVYFVIMAENGFLPLYLFGIRKQWDSKAINDLTDSYGQEWTYRDRKTLEFTCHTAFFVSIVIVQWADLIVCKTRRNSIIHQGMRNWALNFGLVFETALAAFLSYTPGMDKGLRMFPLKFVWWLPALPFMFAIFIYDETRRFYLRRNPGGWLEQETYY from the exons CATGGCCGTTCAGACTCATACAGGGTCGCCACGTTACCCAACATTCGCGATGACAACAAAACCGCAGATGGGATGTATAAG TCGCGGCGAAAGAACCCAAAGCGGAGGGGGGACAACCTGGACGACCTGAAGCAGGAGTTGGACATTGACTTCCACAAAATCTCACCCGAGGAACTGTATCAAAGATTTCAGACGCACCCCGAAAAC GGCCTCAGCCACGCGAAGGCGAAGGAGAACCTGGAGAGGGACGGGCCGAACGCCCTGACACCGCCGAAGCAGACCCCGGAATGGGTAAAGTTCTGCAAGAATCTGTTTGGCGGTTTCGCCCTCCTGTTGTGGATCGGCGCGATTCTCTGCTTCATCGCGTACTCGATCCAGGCCACGACCAGCGAGGATCCAAATGATGACAATCTCTATCTGGGCATCGTTCTCGCGGCGGTCGTGATAGTCACGGGTATATTCTCGTACTACCAGGAGAGCAAGTCGAGCAAGATCATGGAGTCGTTCAaaaacatggtgccgcaatACGCCACCGCGATCCGGGAGGGTGAGAAGGTAATGCTCAGGGCGGAGGACCTCGTGCTGGGGGATGTCGTCGACGTAAAGTTCGGCGACCGGATACCGGCCGACATCAGGATTATTGAAGCACGCGGATTCAAGGTGGACAACAGCTCGCTGACGGGCGAGTCCGAGCCCCAATCGAGATCGCCCGAGTTTACGAACGAGAATCCACTCGAGACGAAGAATCTCGCATTCTTTTCGACGAATGCGGTAGAAGGCACAGCCAAAGGTGTAGTGATCTGCTGTGGTGATCAGACGGTGATGGGAAGGATCGCTGGTCTCGCCTCTGGCCTGGACACCGGTGAAACGCCGATCGCCAAGGAGATACATCACTTTATACATCTTATTACCGGTGTCGCTGTCTTCCTCGGCATCACTTTCTTCATTATAGCCTTCATCCTGGGTTACCACTGGCTCGACGCCGTCATCTTCTTAATCGGTATTATCGTGGCGAACGTACCGGAGGGTCTCCTCGCTACTGTGACCGTGTGCCTCACCCTCACCGCCAAGCGAATGGCCTCGAAGAACTGCCTGGTGAAGAATCTCGAGGCCGTGGAGACTCTAGGATCCACCTCGACTATCTGCTCGGACAAAACGGGAACTCTCACGCAGAATCGTATGACAGTGGCGCACATGTGGTTCGACAATCAGATCATCGACGCTGACACCACGGAAGATCAGTCTGGCTTGCAGTACGATCGCACCAGTCCGGGATTCAAGGCACTGGCGAAGATCGCCACTCTGTGCAATCGCGCCGAGTTCAAACCAGGCCAGGAGGATGAGCCAATCCTGAAACGGGAGGTGAACGGTGACGCGTCCGAAGCCGCGCTGCTCAAGTGCATGGAACTAGCGTTGGGCGATGTCATGGGTATCAGGAAACGTAACAAGAAAGTTTGCGAGATTCCCTTCAATTCTACCAACAAATATCAGGTGTCCGTACACGAGTCGGACGATCCCAACGATCCCAGACATCTGTTGGTCATGAAGGGCGCTCCCGAAAGAATTCTCGACAGATGCTCCACCATATTTATCGGCGGCAAAGAAAAG GTTCTCGATGAGGAGATGAAGGAGGCGTTCAACAACGCGTACTTGGAATTGGGCGGACTCGGCGAACGAGTGCTCGGCTTCTGTGATTACACACTGCCGTCCGACAAGTTCCCGGTTGGCTTCAAGTTCAACTCTGACGACCCCAACTTCCCGGTCGACGGGCTCCGCTTCGTGGGCCTGATGTCTATGATCGATCCGCCCCGGGCCGCGGTGCCCGACGCGGTCGCCAAGTGCCGTTCCGCCGGCATCAAGGTCATCATGGTAACCGGTGACCACCCGATCACTGCCAAAGCCATTGCCAAATCCGTCGGTATCATCTCTGAAG GTAACGAGACCATTGAGGACATTGCGCAACGGTTGAATATCCCGGTGTCCGAAGTAAATCCTCGCGAGGCTAAAGCCGCGGTCATCCACGGAACCGAACTCAGGGAACTGAACTCCGACCAATTGGACGAGATTCTCAGGTACCACACCGAAATTGTGTTCGCCCGTACCTCGCCTCAGCAGAAGCTCATCATTGTCGAAGGCTGCCAGCGAATGGGCGCTATTGTCGCCGTGACTG GCGACGGTGTGAACGACTCGCCCGCATTGAAGAAGGCCGATATTGGTGTCGCTATGGGCATCGCCGGTTCGGACGTCTCCAAACAAGCGGCCGACATGATCCTGCTTGACGATAACTTTGCCTCGATCGTGACAGGCGTGGAAGAGGGTCGTTTGATCTTCGACAACCTGAAGAAGTCTATCGCCTATACTCTGACCTCGAACATACCCGAAATCTCGCCTTTCCTGGCGTTCATCCTCTGCGACATCCCTCTGCCGCTGGGTACCGTTACTATCCTCTGCATTGACTTGGGAACCGACATG GTACCCGCCATCTCGCTAGCCTACGAGGAGGCAGAGAGCGATATTATGAAGCGGCAACCACGAAACCCCTTCACTGACAAGCTAGTTAACGAAAG GCTTATTTCGATGGCGTACGGTCAAATCGGCATGATCCAAGCCGCAGCCGGCTTCTTCGTCTACTTTGTCATCATGGCTGAAAACGGATTTTTGCCCTTGTATCTGTTCGGCATCCGAAAGCAATGGGATTCTAAGGCTATCAATGATCTTACCGACAGCTACGGTCAAGAATGG ACATACAGGGACCGTAAGACGTTGGAATTTACCTGCCACACAGCATTCTTCGTATCGATCGTAATTGTGCAGTGGGCTGATCTGATCGTCTGTAAAACACGCCGCAACTCGATCATTCACCAGGGAATGAGGAACTGGGCCCTGAACTTCGGTCTCGTGTTCGAGACCGCCCTCGCTGCGTTCCTAAGTTACACGCCCGGTATGGATAAGGGTCTTCGTATGTTCCCACTCAA ATTCGTATGGTGGCTGCCAGCCCTGCCGTTCATGTTCGCCATCTTCATCTatgacgagacgagacgattCTACCTCCGCCGAAATCCTGGCGGCTGGCTCGAGCAAGAAACTTACTATTAG
- the LOC105282988 gene encoding sodium/potassium-transporting ATPase subunit alpha isoform X1 — translation MASKGKLDDEHGRSDSYRVATLPNIRDDNKTADGMYKSRRKNPKRRGDNLDDLKQELDIDFHKISPEELYQRFQTHPENGLSHAKAKENLERDGPNALTPPKQTPEWVKFCKNLFGGFALLLWIGAILCFIAYSIQATTSEDPNDDNLYLGIVLAAVVIVTGIFSYYQESKSSKIMESFKNMVPQYATAIREGEKVMLRAEDLVLGDVVDVKFGDRIPADIRIIEARGFKVDNSSLTGESEPQSRSPEFTNENPLETKNLAFFSTNAVEGTAKGVVICCGDQTVMGRIAGLASGLDTGETPIAKEIHHFIHLITGVAVFLGITFFIIAFILGYHWLDAVIFLIGIIVANVPEGLLATVTVCLTLTAKRMASKNCLVKNLEAVETLGSTSTICSDKTGTLTQNRMTVAHMWFDNQIIDADTTEDQSGLQYDRTSPGFKALAKIATLCNRAEFKPGQEDEPILKREVNGDASEAALLKCMELALGDVMGIRKRNKKVCEIPFNSTNKYQVSVHESDDPNDPRHLLVMKGAPERILDRCSTIFIGGKEKVLDEEMKEAFNNAYLELGGLGERVLGFCDYTLPSDKFPVGFKFNSDDPNFPVDGLRFVGLMSMIDPPRAAVPDAVAKCRSAGIKVIMVTGDHPITAKAIAKSVGIISEGNETIEDIAQRLNIPVSEVNPREAKAAVIHGTELRELNSDQLDEILRYHTEIVFARTSPQQKLIIVEGCQRMGAIVAVTGDGVNDSPALKKADIGVAMGIAGSDVSKQAADMILLDDNFASIVTGVEEGRLIFDNLKKSIAYTLTSNIPEISPFLAFILCDIPLPLGTVTILCIDLGTDMVPAISLAYEAPESDIMKRQPRDPYRDNLVNRRLISMAYGQIGMIQAAAGFFVYFVIMAENGFLPLYLFGIRKQWDSKAINDLTDSYGQEWTYRDRKTLEFTCHTAFFVSIVIVQWADLIVCKTRRNSIIHQGMRNWALNFGLVFETALAAFLSYTPGMDKGLRMFPLKFVWWLPALPFMFAIFIYDETRRFYLRRNPGGWLEQETYY, via the exons CATGGCCGTTCAGACTCATACAGGGTCGCCACGTTACCCAACATTCGCGATGACAACAAAACCGCAGATGGGATGTATAAG TCGCGGCGAAAGAACCCAAAGCGGAGGGGGGACAACCTGGACGACCTGAAGCAGGAGTTGGACATTGACTTCCACAAAATCTCACCCGAGGAACTGTATCAAAGATTTCAGACGCACCCCGAAAAC GGCCTCAGCCACGCGAAGGCGAAGGAGAACCTGGAGAGGGACGGGCCGAACGCCCTGACACCGCCGAAGCAGACCCCGGAATGGGTAAAGTTCTGCAAGAATCTGTTTGGCGGTTTCGCCCTCCTGTTGTGGATCGGCGCGATTCTCTGCTTCATCGCGTACTCGATCCAGGCCACGACCAGCGAGGATCCAAATGATGACAATCTCTATCTGGGCATCGTTCTCGCGGCGGTCGTGATAGTCACGGGTATATTCTCGTACTACCAGGAGAGCAAGTCGAGCAAGATCATGGAGTCGTTCAaaaacatggtgccgcaatACGCCACCGCGATCCGGGAGGGTGAGAAGGTAATGCTCAGGGCGGAGGACCTCGTGCTGGGGGATGTCGTCGACGTAAAGTTCGGCGACCGGATACCGGCCGACATCAGGATTATTGAAGCACGCGGATTCAAGGTGGACAACAGCTCGCTGACGGGCGAGTCCGAGCCCCAATCGAGATCGCCCGAGTTTACGAACGAGAATCCACTCGAGACGAAGAATCTCGCATTCTTTTCGACGAATGCGGTAGAAGGCACAGCCAAAGGTGTAGTGATCTGCTGTGGTGATCAGACGGTGATGGGAAGGATCGCTGGTCTCGCCTCTGGCCTGGACACCGGTGAAACGCCGATCGCCAAGGAGATACATCACTTTATACATCTTATTACCGGTGTCGCTGTCTTCCTCGGCATCACTTTCTTCATTATAGCCTTCATCCTGGGTTACCACTGGCTCGACGCCGTCATCTTCTTAATCGGTATTATCGTGGCGAACGTACCGGAGGGTCTCCTCGCTACTGTGACCGTGTGCCTCACCCTCACCGCCAAGCGAATGGCCTCGAAGAACTGCCTGGTGAAGAATCTCGAGGCCGTGGAGACTCTAGGATCCACCTCGACTATCTGCTCGGACAAAACGGGAACTCTCACGCAGAATCGTATGACAGTGGCGCACATGTGGTTCGACAATCAGATCATCGACGCTGACACCACGGAAGATCAGTCTGGCTTGCAGTACGATCGCACCAGTCCGGGATTCAAGGCACTGGCGAAGATCGCCACTCTGTGCAATCGCGCCGAGTTCAAACCAGGCCAGGAGGATGAGCCAATCCTGAAACGGGAGGTGAACGGTGACGCGTCCGAAGCCGCGCTGCTCAAGTGCATGGAACTAGCGTTGGGCGATGTCATGGGTATCAGGAAACGTAACAAGAAAGTTTGCGAGATTCCCTTCAATTCTACCAACAAATATCAGGTGTCCGTACACGAGTCGGACGATCCCAACGATCCCAGACATCTGTTGGTCATGAAGGGCGCTCCCGAAAGAATTCTCGACAGATGCTCCACCATATTTATCGGCGGCAAAGAAAAG GTTCTCGATGAGGAGATGAAGGAGGCGTTCAACAACGCGTACTTGGAATTGGGCGGACTCGGCGAACGAGTGCTCGGCTTCTGTGATTACACACTGCCGTCCGACAAGTTCCCGGTTGGCTTCAAGTTCAACTCTGACGACCCCAACTTCCCGGTCGACGGGCTCCGCTTCGTGGGCCTGATGTCTATGATCGATCCGCCCCGGGCCGCGGTGCCCGACGCGGTCGCCAAGTGCCGTTCCGCCGGCATCAAGGTCATCATGGTAACCGGTGACCACCCGATCACTGCCAAAGCCATTGCCAAATCCGTCGGTATCATCTCTGAAG GTAACGAGACCATTGAGGACATTGCGCAACGGTTGAATATCCCGGTGTCCGAAGTAAATCCTCGCGAGGCTAAAGCCGCGGTCATCCACGGAACCGAACTCAGGGAACTGAACTCCGACCAATTGGACGAGATTCTCAGGTACCACACCGAAATTGTGTTCGCCCGTACCTCGCCTCAGCAGAAGCTCATCATTGTCGAAGGCTGCCAGCGAATGGGCGCTATTGTCGCCGTGACTG GCGACGGTGTGAACGACTCGCCCGCATTGAAGAAGGCCGATATTGGTGTCGCTATGGGCATCGCCGGTTCGGACGTCTCCAAACAAGCGGCCGACATGATCCTGCTTGACGATAACTTTGCCTCGATCGTGACAGGCGTGGAAGAGGGTCGTTTGATCTTCGACAACCTGAAGAAGTCTATCGCCTATACTCTGACCTCGAACATACCCGAAATCTCGCCTTTCCTGGCGTTCATCCTCTGCGACATCCCTCTGCCGCTGGGTACCGTTACTATCCTCTGCATTGACTTGGGAACCGACATG GTGCCGGCCATCTCGCTAGCCTACGAGGCACCGGAGTCGGACATTATGAAACGGCAGCCACGCGATCCTTACAGAGACAATCTTGTCAACCGAAG GCTTATTTCGATGGCGTACGGTCAAATCGGCATGATCCAAGCCGCAGCCGGCTTCTTCGTCTACTTTGTCATCATGGCTGAAAACGGATTTTTGCCCTTGTATCTGTTCGGCATCCGAAAGCAATGGGATTCTAAGGCTATCAATGATCTTACCGACAGCTACGGTCAAGAATGG ACATACAGGGACCGTAAGACGTTGGAATTTACCTGCCACACAGCATTCTTCGTATCGATCGTAATTGTGCAGTGGGCTGATCTGATCGTCTGTAAAACACGCCGCAACTCGATCATTCACCAGGGAATGAGGAACTGGGCCCTGAACTTCGGTCTCGTGTTCGAGACCGCCCTCGCTGCGTTCCTAAGTTACACGCCCGGTATGGATAAGGGTCTTCGTATGTTCCCACTCAA ATTCGTATGGTGGCTGCCAGCCCTGCCGTTCATGTTCGCCATCTTCATCTatgacgagacgagacgattCTACCTCCGCCGAAATCCTGGCGGCTGGCTCGAGCAAGAAACTTACTATTAG
- the LOC105282988 gene encoding sodium/potassium-transporting ATPase subunit alpha isoform X7, whose translation MSRRKNPKRRGDNLDDLKQELDIDFHKISPEELYQRFQTHPENGLSHAKAKENLERDGPNALTPPKQTPEWVKFCKNLFGGFALLLWIGAILCFIAYSIQATTSEDPNDDNLYLGIVLAAVVIVTGIFSYYQESKSSKIMESFKNMVPQYATAIREGEKVMLRAEDLVLGDVVDVKFGDRIPADIRIIEARGFKVDNSSLTGESEPQSRSPEFTNENPLETKNLAFFSTNAVEGTAKGVVICCGDQTVMGRIAGLASGLDTGETPIAKEIHHFIHLITGVAVFLGITFFIIAFILGYHWLDAVIFLIGIIVANVPEGLLATVTVCLTLTAKRMASKNCLVKNLEAVETLGSTSTICSDKTGTLTQNRMTVAHMWFDNQIIDADTTEDQSGLQYDRTSPGFKALAKIATLCNRAEFKPGQEDEPILKREVNGDASEAALLKCMELALGDVMGIRKRNKKVCEIPFNSTNKYQVSVHESDDPNDPRHLLVMKGAPERILDRCSTIFIGGKEKVLDEEMKEAFNNAYLELGGLGERVLGFCDYTLPSDKFPVGFKFNSDDPNFPVDGLRFVGLMSMIDPPRAAVPDAVAKCRSAGIKVIMVTGDHPITAKAIAKSVGIISEGNETIEDIAQRLNIPVSEVNPREAKAAVIHGTELRELNSDQLDEILRYHTEIVFARTSPQQKLIIVEGCQRMGAIVAVTGDGVNDSPALKKADIGVAMGIAGSDVSKQAADMILLDDNFASIVTGVEEGRLIFDNLKKSIAYTLTSNIPEISPFLAFILCDIPLPLGTVTILCIDLGTDMVPAISLAYEAPESDIMKRQPRDPYRDNLVNRRLISMAYGQIGMIQAAAGFFVYFVIMAENGFLPLYLFGIRKQWDSKAINDLTDSYGQEWTYRDRKTLEFTCHTAFFVSIVIVQWADLIVCKTRRNSIIHQGMRNWALNFGLVFETALAAFLSYTPGMDKGLRMFPLKFVWWLPALPFMFAIFIYDETRRFYLRRNPGGWLEQETYY comes from the exons TCGCGGCGAAAGAACCCAAAGCGGAGGGGGGACAACCTGGACGACCTGAAGCAGGAGTTGGACATTGACTTCCACAAAATCTCACCCGAGGAACTGTATCAAAGATTTCAGACGCACCCCGAAAAC GGCCTCAGCCACGCGAAGGCGAAGGAGAACCTGGAGAGGGACGGGCCGAACGCCCTGACACCGCCGAAGCAGACCCCGGAATGGGTAAAGTTCTGCAAGAATCTGTTTGGCGGTTTCGCCCTCCTGTTGTGGATCGGCGCGATTCTCTGCTTCATCGCGTACTCGATCCAGGCCACGACCAGCGAGGATCCAAATGATGACAATCTCTATCTGGGCATCGTTCTCGCGGCGGTCGTGATAGTCACGGGTATATTCTCGTACTACCAGGAGAGCAAGTCGAGCAAGATCATGGAGTCGTTCAaaaacatggtgccgcaatACGCCACCGCGATCCGGGAGGGTGAGAAGGTAATGCTCAGGGCGGAGGACCTCGTGCTGGGGGATGTCGTCGACGTAAAGTTCGGCGACCGGATACCGGCCGACATCAGGATTATTGAAGCACGCGGATTCAAGGTGGACAACAGCTCGCTGACGGGCGAGTCCGAGCCCCAATCGAGATCGCCCGAGTTTACGAACGAGAATCCACTCGAGACGAAGAATCTCGCATTCTTTTCGACGAATGCGGTAGAAGGCACAGCCAAAGGTGTAGTGATCTGCTGTGGTGATCAGACGGTGATGGGAAGGATCGCTGGTCTCGCCTCTGGCCTGGACACCGGTGAAACGCCGATCGCCAAGGAGATACATCACTTTATACATCTTATTACCGGTGTCGCTGTCTTCCTCGGCATCACTTTCTTCATTATAGCCTTCATCCTGGGTTACCACTGGCTCGACGCCGTCATCTTCTTAATCGGTATTATCGTGGCGAACGTACCGGAGGGTCTCCTCGCTACTGTGACCGTGTGCCTCACCCTCACCGCCAAGCGAATGGCCTCGAAGAACTGCCTGGTGAAGAATCTCGAGGCCGTGGAGACTCTAGGATCCACCTCGACTATCTGCTCGGACAAAACGGGAACTCTCACGCAGAATCGTATGACAGTGGCGCACATGTGGTTCGACAATCAGATCATCGACGCTGACACCACGGAAGATCAGTCTGGCTTGCAGTACGATCGCACCAGTCCGGGATTCAAGGCACTGGCGAAGATCGCCACTCTGTGCAATCGCGCCGAGTTCAAACCAGGCCAGGAGGATGAGCCAATCCTGAAACGGGAGGTGAACGGTGACGCGTCCGAAGCCGCGCTGCTCAAGTGCATGGAACTAGCGTTGGGCGATGTCATGGGTATCAGGAAACGTAACAAGAAAGTTTGCGAGATTCCCTTCAATTCTACCAACAAATATCAGGTGTCCGTACACGAGTCGGACGATCCCAACGATCCCAGACATCTGTTGGTCATGAAGGGCGCTCCCGAAAGAATTCTCGACAGATGCTCCACCATATTTATCGGCGGCAAAGAAAAG GTTCTCGATGAGGAGATGAAGGAGGCGTTCAACAACGCGTACTTGGAATTGGGCGGACTCGGCGAACGAGTGCTCGGCTTCTGTGATTACACACTGCCGTCCGACAAGTTCCCGGTTGGCTTCAAGTTCAACTCTGACGACCCCAACTTCCCGGTCGACGGGCTCCGCTTCGTGGGCCTGATGTCTATGATCGATCCGCCCCGGGCCGCGGTGCCCGACGCGGTCGCCAAGTGCCGTTCCGCCGGCATCAAGGTCATCATGGTAACCGGTGACCACCCGATCACTGCCAAAGCCATTGCCAAATCCGTCGGTATCATCTCTGAAG GTAACGAGACCATTGAGGACATTGCGCAACGGTTGAATATCCCGGTGTCCGAAGTAAATCCTCGCGAGGCTAAAGCCGCGGTCATCCACGGAACCGAACTCAGGGAACTGAACTCCGACCAATTGGACGAGATTCTCAGGTACCACACCGAAATTGTGTTCGCCCGTACCTCGCCTCAGCAGAAGCTCATCATTGTCGAAGGCTGCCAGCGAATGGGCGCTATTGTCGCCGTGACTG GCGACGGTGTGAACGACTCGCCCGCATTGAAGAAGGCCGATATTGGTGTCGCTATGGGCATCGCCGGTTCGGACGTCTCCAAACAAGCGGCCGACATGATCCTGCTTGACGATAACTTTGCCTCGATCGTGACAGGCGTGGAAGAGGGTCGTTTGATCTTCGACAACCTGAAGAAGTCTATCGCCTATACTCTGACCTCGAACATACCCGAAATCTCGCCTTTCCTGGCGTTCATCCTCTGCGACATCCCTCTGCCGCTGGGTACCGTTACTATCCTCTGCATTGACTTGGGAACCGACATG GTGCCGGCCATCTCGCTAGCCTACGAGGCACCGGAGTCGGACATTATGAAACGGCAGCCACGCGATCCTTACAGAGACAATCTTGTCAACCGAAG GCTTATTTCGATGGCGTACGGTCAAATCGGCATGATCCAAGCCGCAGCCGGCTTCTTCGTCTACTTTGTCATCATGGCTGAAAACGGATTTTTGCCCTTGTATCTGTTCGGCATCCGAAAGCAATGGGATTCTAAGGCTATCAATGATCTTACCGACAGCTACGGTCAAGAATGG ACATACAGGGACCGTAAGACGTTGGAATTTACCTGCCACACAGCATTCTTCGTATCGATCGTAATTGTGCAGTGGGCTGATCTGATCGTCTGTAAAACACGCCGCAACTCGATCATTCACCAGGGAATGAGGAACTGGGCCCTGAACTTCGGTCTCGTGTTCGAGACCGCCCTCGCTGCGTTCCTAAGTTACACGCCCGGTATGGATAAGGGTCTTCGTATGTTCCCACTCAA ATTCGTATGGTGGCTGCCAGCCCTGCCGTTCATGTTCGCCATCTTCATCTatgacgagacgagacgattCTACCTCCGCCGAAATCCTGGCGGCTGGCTCGAGCAAGAAACTTACTATTAG